A single genomic interval of Spinacia oleracea cultivar Varoflay chromosome 6, BTI_SOV_V1, whole genome shotgun sequence harbors:
- the LOC110795059 gene encoding uncharacterized protein, which produces MAADGALHTKPKRVSSSSSSSTTTTNQTQNNKKKASKFYSHFMFKAIIIAIFLVLIPLFPSEAPDVISPSIFSRWWELLHLIFVGIAVSYGLFSRKNVDSDPEIASKFDTAQSYVSKLLQVPSVFDDDVDSPTGSDDLTNTNNSSNNNKVQTWSSQYYRNEPALLVANNRSVVNENTNKMGAGEIPLLLPVRSLKSRVSDGDGDGLVDSGVSRVYARSNSIHNITEFSNDSRRNGRNDEDSGVSRVHARSNSIHNITEFSNDSRRISRNEEDSGVSRGYTRSNSSVNLKGLVNDSKRMSRNDSGKSRTSVRGEFGSANGDGEVSRSLSRTSSDSSSRGFPRISRKSSGGDYGGLDDEGVGEVKETNVLPSPIPWRTRSGRIEVNKESSDSSLHSLPPSLEESGAAQLLRSQSSLSSRSSSPKRLSPSPSLSSESIAKSVEDYGRRKLVYSSHLPPPPPPPPPPPPSSHRTHIVKSYSSKDKEETSSPRKDFKRSIWSEPKEIVGRANREEQQLDRSNTTGLDTKARNSIDSSSSVGKSVRTFRADEMMSTRKTREIEEDDRRSEDIGSENQERITPGYNPVSRVSFSDYPKETRDFLEQVLVGSDDDSGSEDEHYVEERVETAKVGEAPSDNVDEGPDVDKKADEFIAKFREQIRLQRIESIKRTAGQLKRSSLR; this is translated from the coding sequence ATGGCGGCGGATGGAGCGTTACACACAAAACCCAAAAGGgtgtcatcatcatcatcatcatcaacaacaacaacaaatcaaaccCAAAATAACAAAAAGAAGGCAAGTAAATTCTACTCTCATTTCATGTTCAAAGCCATAATCATAGCAATTTTCCTAGTTTTAATCCCCCTTTTCCCATCTGAAGCTCCCGATGTTATCAGCCCATCAATTTTTTCACGATGGTGGGAGCTTCTTCACTTAATTTTTGTGGGAATTGCTGTTTCCTATGGTTTATTTAGCCGTAAAAACGTTGATTCTGACCCTGAAATCGCCTCTAAATTTGATACTGCTCAATCTTATGTCTCTAAATTGCTTCAAGTTCCTTCTGTTTTTGATGATGATGTTGATAGCCCAACTGGGTCCGATGATCTTACTAATACTAATAATAGTAGTAATAACAATAAGGTACAAACATGGAGTTCACAGTATTATAGAAACGAACCTGCACTTCTAGTAGCTAATAATCGTTCTGTAGTGAATGAAAATACTAATAAAATGGGGGCCGGCGAAATTCCCCTGTTGTTGCCTGTAAGAAGTTTGAAATCTCGGGTTTCAGATGGAGATGGTGATGGATTGGTTGATTCTGGGGTTTCTAGGGTTTATGCTAGATCTAATTCTATTCACAATATTACGGAATTCTCTAATGATTCAAGGAGAAATGGTAGAAATGATGAGGATTCTGGGGTTTCTAGAGTTCATGCTAGATCTAATTCTATTCACAATATTACGGAATTCTCTAATGATTCAAGAAGAATTAGTAGAAATGAGGAGGATTCTGGGGTTTCTAGGGGTTATACTAGATCAAATTCTAGTGTGAATTTGAAGGGATTAGTGAATGATTCTAAGAGGATGAGCAGGAATGACAGTGGGAAGTCTCGAACCTCGGTTCGTGGTGAATTTGGGTCTGCTAATGGGGATGGTGAGGTTTCTAGGTCATTGAGTAGAACCAGTTCAGACTCGAGTTCACGGGGTTTTCCGAGGATTTCAAGGAAATCTTCTGGTGGGGATTATGGAGGATTGGATGATGAAGGTGTTGGTGAAGTTAAAGAAACGAATGTGCTACCATCTCCAATTCCATGGAGAACAAGGTCAGGGAGAATTGAAGTTAACAAGGAATCCTCTGATTCTTCTTTACATTCATTGCCACCATCACTTGAGGAAAGTGGTGCTGCTCAGTTGTTGAGATCACAGTCCTCGTTGTCATCTCGATCAAGTTCACCGAAAAGACTATCTCCTTCACCATCGTTGTCATCGGAATCCATAGCTAAAAGTGTTGAAGATTATGGGAGAAGGAAGCTTGTTTATAGTTCCCATCTTCCACCACCTCCtccaccgccaccaccaccacctccatcgAGTCATAGAACACACATTGTGAAATCGTATTCTAGCAAGGACAAGGAAGAAACTTCCAGCCCGCGCAAGGATTTCAAACGAAGTATATGGAGTGAACCAAAGGAAATAGTAGGCAGAGCAAATAGGGAGGAACAACAACTGGACAGAAGTAATACTACTGGGTTGGACACAAAAGCTAGAAATAGCATTGATAGTTCATCATCTGTTGGGAAATCTGTTAGAACTTTTAGAGCTGATGAGATGATGTCAACAAGAAAAACCCGAGAAATTGAGGAAGATGACAGAAGATCGGAGGATATTGGATCTGAAAATCAAGAGAGAATAACTCCCGGGTACAATCCAGTGTCAAGGGTATCTTTCTCAgactatccaaaggaaactagGGATTTTCTTGAACAGGTTCTGGTGGGAAGTGATGATGATTCTGGAAGCGAGGATGAACATTATGTTGAAGAACGAGTGGAAACTGCAAAGGTTGGTGAAGCGCCTTCTGATAATGTCGATGAAGGGCCTGATGTTGACAAGAAAGCTGATGAGTTTATTGCCAAATTCAGAGAGCAGATCAGACTTCAGCGAATTGAGTCTATCAAGAGAACAGCTGGGCAACTTAAAAGAAGCTCTTTGAGGTAA
- the LOC110794618 gene encoding ent-kaurenoic acid oxidase 2 — protein MEMWMLFVVLIVSILGWLLWWWNEFWYVSPVTTRCLTLKIKMPPGHLGFPFFGEALSFLWFFTIIGRPDNFISSKRHKYGHNVGIYRTHLYGSPSIIACSPSLCKFVLNSSDKFVQEWPTIQVLGTKSVITLDEGTLHGIIKSFIVKSINRPDSLSKIVHQIQPTIVAALQLWSQMPKIKTFDQVKKVTLDYTMRYTAHLEEGTPIDAIEKLFEGIVYGFRAQPWNIPGTTYHHALKCREKITDKLKAELEKRKQKKKDESNVEKKMQKKKDKSNVEGEIITISDIMDGLMEMKDEEGKQLSDEEVLDNVVSTILIGHISIAYAVTWSLQFLAKSPHVLLKLREENKAMFKEKNEGCITYEDISKLKYTNKVAEETIRMANLSAFVFRKATDDIEFQGYIIPKGWSVLVWLRGLHNDPSHFEDPMSFNPDRWDTRPKHGTYQPFGGGSRSCPGSALVRVSLTIFLHHLSIGYKWELLNPSARVNYLSHPLPTDGLEITITKL, from the exons ATGGAAATGTGGATGCTATTTGTAGTGTTAATAGTGTCAATTTTAGGGTGGTTACTATGGTGGTGGAATGAGTTTTGGTATGTGAGTCCGGTTACAACAAGGTGTTTAACGCTCAAAATCAAAATGCCTCCGGGCCACTTGGGATTCCCTTTCTTTGGGGAAGCTCTCTCATTTTTATGGTTCTTTACCATAATCGGCCGACCTGATAATTTTATCTCCTCCAAGCGACACAA GTATGGACATAATGTGGGAATTTACAGAACTCATCTGTACGGGTCTCCAAGCATCATAGCATGCTCCCCATCTCTTTGTAAATTTGTACTGAATTCAAGTGACAAATTTGTACAAGAATGGCCAACCATACAAGTTTTAGGTACTAAATCTGTAATAACACTTGATGAGGGAACACTCCATGGTATTATCAAGAGTTTTATTGTGAAATCTATCAACCGTCCCGATTCACTTTCTAAGATTGTGCACCAAATCCAGCCTACCATTGTTGCTGCCCTTCAATTATGGTCTCAAATGCCTAAAATTAAGACGTTTGATCAAGTTAAAAAG GTAACACTTGATTACACAATGAGATATACCGCTCATCTTGAAGAAGGTACTCCAATCGACGCTATTGAGAAGCTATTTGAGGGTATAGTTTATGGCTTTAGAGCCCAACCATGGAACATTCCCGGAACAACCTATCATCATGCCCTCAAG TGTCGGGAGAAGATAACCGATAAGCTGAAGGCGGAGCTGGAGAAAAGGAAACAGAAGAAGAAAGATGAGAGTAATGTGGAGAAAAAGATGCAGAAGAAGAAAGATAAGAGTAATGTTGAAGGAGAGATTATTACAATTAGTGATATAATGGATGGATTAATGGAAATGAAGGATGAAGAAGGGAAACAATTGAGCGATGAAGAGGTGTTAGATAATGTTGTGAGCACCATCCTCATTGGCCATATTTCCATTGCTTATGCAGTTACATGGTCTCTACAATTTTTAGCTAAATCCCCTCATGTTCTTCTAAAGCTTCGG GAAGAGAATAAGGCTATGTTTAAGGAGAAGAACGAGGGTTGCATCACATATGAAGATATCTCGAAGCTAAAGTACACTAATAAG GTTGCGGAAGAAACAATTAGGATGGCAAACCTCTCTGCATTTGTTTTCAGGAAAGCAACCGATGATATCGAATTCCAAG GTTACATAATACCAAAAGGTTGGAGTGTTCTTGTTTGGCTAAGAGGCCTCCACAATGATCCATCACATTTTGAAGATCCAATGTCATTCAATCCAGATAGATGGGAT ACGCGCCCGAAACATGGAACATACCAACCCTTTGGGGGAGGATCAAGATCTTGCCCGGGAAGCGCGCTCGTACGAGTCTCTTTAACTATTTTCCTTCATCATTTGTCCATTGGCTACAA ATGGGAATTGCTTAATCCTAGCGCAAGGGTCAATTATCTTTCACATCCATTACCTACTGACGGCCTTGAAATTACTATTACCAAACTTTAA
- the LOC110795051 gene encoding ent-kaurenoic acid oxidase 1 has translation MDTIEKLFEGIVYGFRAQPWNIPGTTYHHALKCRKKITEKLKKELDKRRQKKKNESAEGETTTNDLMDGLIKMKDEEGRQLSDEEVLDNVVSTILVGHVSIAYAVTWSLLFLAKSPHVLLKLREENNAMSKEKNNGCITYEDISKLKYTNKVAEETIRMANLSAFVFRKAIDDIEFKGYIIPKGWSVIVWLRELHNDPSNFEDSMSFNPDRWDTRPTHGTYQPFGGGSRSCPGSALVRVSLAIFLHHLSIGYKWELLNPGARVNYLSHPLPIDGLEITFTKI, from the exons ATGGATACTATTGAGAAGCTATTTGAGGGTATAGTTTATGGCTTTAGAGCCCAACCATGGAACATTCCTGGAACAACTTATCATCATGCCCTCAAG TGTCGGAAGAAGATAACCGAGAAGCTGAAAAAGGAGCTAGACAAAAGGAggcagaagaagaagaatgaaaGTGCAGAAGGAGAGACGACTACAAATGATCTAATGGATGGTTTAATAAAGATGAAGGATGAAGAAGGGAGACAATTAAGCGACGAAGAGGTGTTAGATAATGTTGTGAGCACCATCCTTGTTGGCCATGTTTCCATTGCTTATGCAGTCACCTGGTCTCTTCTATTTTTAGCTAAATCCCCTCATGTTCTTCTAAAACTTCGG GAGGAGAACAACGCTATGTCTAAGGAGAAGAACAACGGGTGCATCACATATGAAGATATATCAAAGCTCAAGTATACCAATAAG GTTGCGGAAGAAACAATTAGAATGGCAAACCTCTCTGCATTTGTTTTCAGGAAAGCCATTGATGACATTGAATTTAAAGGTTACATAATACCAAAAGGTTGGAGTGTTATTGTTTGGCTAAGGGAACTCCACAACGATCCATCAAATTTTGAAGATTCAATGTCATTTAACCCAGATAGATGGGAT ACGCGCCCGACCCATGGAACATATCAACCCTTTGGAGGAGGATCAAGATCTTGTCCGGGAAGCGCGCTCGTTCGAGTCTCTTTAGCTATTTTCCTTCATCATTTGTCCATTGGCTACAA ATGGGAATTGCTTAATCCTGGAGCAAGGGTCAATTATCTTTCACATCCATTACCTATTGATGGCCTTGAAATTACTTTTACCAAAATTTAA